A part of Gemmatimonadota bacterium genomic DNA contains:
- a CDS encoding T9SS type A sorting domain-containing protein has product MAPGDSVVEVETQVVRVYGVPSSGRMRAVLVTDNDEKTVFQNKLAYTQIVNWLGKSTAVAYPNPFNPETTISYTSGGGHVSISIYNIMGQRVREVVSRDHAAGTYRVRWDARDDGGRRVASGIYFAHIASAGESTVATIRLMLLK; this is encoded by the coding sequence ATGGCTCCAGGAGACAGCGTTGTCGAAGTAGAAACACAAGTGGTCAGGGTTTATGGGGTGCCATCCAGCGGGAGAATGCGGGCAGTTCTTGTCACAGACAATGACGAAAAAACGGTCTTTCAGAACAAGCTGGCATACACACAGATTGTCAACTGGCTTGGAAAATCTACTGCTGTAGCCTACCCCAACCCATTCAACCCAGAGACCACGATTTCCTACACCTCTGGCGGTGGGCATGTCTCTATCTCGATTTACAATATTATGGGTCAGCGCGTGCGCGAAGTAGTCTCCCGCGATCACGCCGCCGGCACCTACCGGGTGAGGTGGGATGCGAGAGACGACGGTGGTCGCCGCGTCGCGTCGGGCATTTATTTTGCCCACATTGCGAGCGCAGGAGAAAGCACTGTGGCCACAATCAGGCTCATGCTGCTGAAGTGA